The Eublepharis macularius isolate TG4126 chromosome 3, MPM_Emac_v1.0, whole genome shotgun sequence genome has a window encoding:
- the C3H11orf87 gene encoding uncharacterized protein C11orf87 homolog — protein sequence MSAKLSKELGLSLPPCLLNRTSGSSNASSACITQVGQLFQSFSSTFVLIVLVTLIFCLILLSLITFHIHKRKMKKRKMQKAQEEYERDHCSGTSSESGDPSEIPQGRESSSQGGTEQDSNIQCTSALKAQNPDPAKSYLDTDAPGLLQTVVLS from the coding sequence ATGAGTGCCAAGCTTTCCAAGGAGTTGGGGCTCTCTCTGCCACCTTGCCTCTTGAATAGGACATCTGGCTCTTCAAACGCCAGCAGCGCTTGCATCACGCAAGTGGGGCAGCTCTTTCAGTCTTTCTCCTCCACTTTTGTTCTAATTGTTCTGGTCACCCTCATCTTTTGCCTCATTCTTCTCTCTCTCATCACTTTCCACATCCACAAGAGGAAGATGAAGAAGCGGAAAATGCAAAAAGCTCAGGAGGAATATGAAAGGGACCACTGCAGCGGCACCAGCTCCGAGTCAGGGGATCCAAGTGAAATACCCCAAGGAAGAGAATCATCCAGCCAGGGAGGAACCGAACAGGATTCTAATATCCAGTGTACTTCTGCCCTGAAAGCTCAGAACCCGGATCCTGCAAAATCATATTTGGACACAGATGCCCCAGGGCTCTTGCAAACAGTGGTATTGtcttga